From one Bos indicus x Bos taurus breed Angus x Brahman F1 hybrid chromosome 7, Bos_hybrid_MaternalHap_v2.0, whole genome shotgun sequence genomic stretch:
- the CCDC69 gene encoding coiled-coil domain-containing protein 69: MGCGHSRLSCCKPPKKRRQRPDQPPKPEPQELGPLNGDTATTDHVCASEEAEQHQKAITRILQQHEEDKKKWAQQVEKERELELGEKLNEQRKVLEGEHVEALRVLQASYEQDKEALTHSFQEAKAALQETIDRLTAQLEAFQAKMKRAEESILSRDYKKHIREHGSLSQFWEQELESLHFVIEMKNERIHELDKRLILMETVKEKNLLLEEKITTLQQENEDLHARGRNQMVVSRQLSEDLLLAREALEKESQSRRQLQQEKEELLYRVLGADAAPAFPLASVTPTEVSFLAT, translated from the exons AGGCGCCAAAGACCAGATCAGCCTCCCAAACCAGAGCCTCAGGAACTGGGTCCCCTCAATGGTGACACAG CCACAACTGACCATGTATGTGCATCTGAGGAGGCTGAGCAGCACCAGAAGGCTATCACCAGAATCCTCCAGCAACATGAAGAGGACAAGAAGAAATGGGCGCAGCAG gtggagaaggagagggagctAGAACTTGGAGAGAAACTGAATGAACAGCGAAAAGTCCTAGAGGGAGAGCATGTGGAGGCCCTGCGAG TCCTCCAGGCCTCCTATGAGCAGGACAAGGAAGCCCTTACCCACTCCTTCCAGGAGGCCAAGGCGGCCCTGCAG GAGACCATTGACAGACTGACCGCACAGCTAGAGGCCTTCCAGGCCAAGATGAAGAGGGCAGAGGAGTCCATCCTGAGCCGAGACTACAAGAAGCACATCCGG GAGCACGGGAGCCTCAGCCAGTTCTGGGAGCAGGAGCTGGAGAGCTTACACTTTGTCATCGAGATGAAGAATGAGCGAATCCATGAGCTGGACAAGCGGCTGATCCTCATGGAGACAGTG aaagaaaaaaatctgctgtTGGAGGAGAAGATCACCACCCTACAGCAGGAGAACGAGGACCTCCACGCCAGAGGACGCAACCAGATGGTTGTGTCAAG GCAGCTCTCGGAGGACCTGCTTCTTGCCCGtgaggccctggagaaggagtcGCAATCACGGCGGCAGCTCCAGCAGGAGAAGGAGGAGCTGCTGTACCGGGTCCTCGGGGCTGACGCTGCCCCTGCCTTCCCTCTGGCCTCTGTCACCCCCACTGAGGTCTCCTTCCTGGCCACATAG